Part of the Methanosarcinales archaeon genome is shown below.
TGCTATGACTGTTTTTCCATCGACTTTGATCTTTTCCAGTTCAGGGATTATGCGGGGGTTTGTGCTTTGAGAAATTTGATTTGCCCACTGGTTGAGTGTTTCTTTTCCGACATTTATGCCTTTGATATTGTTTTTATCAGATACGCCTATGAAGATTATGCCGCCCTTTGTGTTGGCAAAAGCTACTGCTGATTCAATGGTTTGCTCATCGAATTTTTCTTTGAATTCGATGTTTTCGGATTCTCCGGTTTTGATGAGGTCTGGTAGGTTCATATCTGTGTTGTAGAATTATCTCATAGTGTTAATTCATCGGAAATGGATGATTTATTTTCTATGGAATATGACTTTGAACTGTTCGTTCTCTTTCTCTTCAATGAAATCAACAGTTATCCCTGCGTTTTTGCATTCATGCATGATTCTCTGAATGCCTGTCCCGATCCCTCGATAGGGTATATCTTCA
Proteins encoded:
- a CDS encoding putative DNA binding domain-containing protein, translated to MNLPDLIKTGESENIEFKEKFDEQTIESAVAFANTKGGIIFIGVSDKNNIKGINVGKETLNQWANQISQSTNPRIIPELEKIKVDGKTVIAVKIKENPIKPISKKGRCLKRVDSSNRAMSAQEVAQMHLHSTGMSWDKYPARNVRLADIDLDDGGVNVDKYVQIEDQ